The sequence below is a genomic window from Lolium perenne isolate Kyuss_39 chromosome 4, Kyuss_2.0, whole genome shotgun sequence.
GGCACGATGGTGTCCTGGCGCACGCTGGCCACAGCTGGTACATACACATGGAAGATCTTATGTTAAAATCTGATTAATTTTTCTATCTAAACAAAAGTACTGATGATTTCCTCCTTTGGCATGTATACAGGACTTGTTCCATGCATAATTCTCATAGTTGGTCTCTTCTTCATTCCTGAATCCCCACGGTGGCTGGTAATTTGCTGAATGGCGTCTTTAAATTTTACTACTAGCATAATCTGTCACTCATAACAACTTAACGCCAAACGTTCACCGCAGGCAAAGGTTGGCCGGCAGAAGGAGTTTGAAATAGCACTCCAACGCCTCCGTGGAAAAAACGCAGACGTGTTCGTTGAAGCTGAAGAGATCAAGGTTTGACACCGCAACCACAATATAGTTGTCCGGTACGCTTTTCGGTGCAGAAAATTAAGTTGCTGTCGTGGAACTGATCTACATGCAGGAATTCATCGAATCTATTGAAAGTCTTCCAAAGGCTGGAATTCAGGATCTTTTCAGCAGGTCCTACATCCGTCCTGTCATTATCGGCGTCGGTCTAATGGTTTTCCAGCAGTTTGTAGGGATAAACGGTATCCTGTTCTATGCCAGTGAAACTTTTGTATCAGCTGGTAAATTGACAAACTCCTGGCTATGACGCATTTCATTTTATCAGTTCCAGAACTATGAAACTTAAGTTGTGTTGAATTAACTGCAGGATTCCCTTCAGGAAACCTAGGAACAATCTTAATGGGTTGTATCCAGGTAAAAATAATAGCAGATCATATGTCCCAATTATAATCAAATCAACCAAATTTCCCGGtaacttttgttttttttttttactttgtgtGATGTCCACAATAGGCACCAATCACAGCACTTGGAGCTCTACTGATGGACAGGAGTGGGAGAAGGCCACTATTGTTGGTAAGCCGTGTACTACAGTTTAACAATGCACATCGAAAAAATAACCAAAAAATAACATTTCGGAATTGTCTTTGTTTCCAGATTTCAACATCTGGACTCCTAGTGGGATCTCTTATGTCAGGAATATCATTCTATCTTAAGGTAACTTTCATTACATTGCAAGCTGCAGCACCCTTTATGTTTTCATTTTTAAGTACAAAAATCTAATCGAGGCAAACTATCCATTGATCGAAGATTCATGGGATATTCTCCAAGCAGGTCCCGATCATCGCACTCACCGGCATATTGGTACGCCTTAGAAAGCTTCACTTTGTTCAACCAGACTGATGATGCTTATCTTAAGTTTATGTTCCTGATAAATCCTTTTCTAAATGAAAAAGGTCTACATCGCAAGCTTTTCACTAGGGATGGGTTCAGTTCCTTGGGTCATAATGTCAGAGGTAGAGTTAGCTTTCATCGTTGACAATTTCATCAAAGCGCCAAATAACTGGGAAATTGGTATGTTGACATGGACAATCGGATTTGATGCAGATATTCCCCATAAATATGAAAGGGATTGGCGGAAGCTTCGTGACTCTGGTGAACTGGTCCAGTTCATTGGCAGTTTCTTTCGCCTTCAACTTTCTCATGAGCTGGAGTTCTTCAGGTGAGTCGAATTTTCGTGTCACGAAATTATATAGTTCCATGCTTGTCTAACTTGCTAATCTTGCAGGAACATTCTTCTTCTTCGCCTTTGTTTGTGCCATGGCCATTCTGTTCATTGTGAAGATCGTGCCGGAGACAAAAGGCAAGACCTTGGAAGAGATTCAGGCTTCGATAAACTGCCGCACATGAGTTGTTCAGAGGGAAAAAATAATTAGATGTATTGTTGTTTGACACTCATTTGTAGTCAATGTGTGCATCAAATCTGTAACGAAGATGCATAAGCAGCAGCCCCCCATGAAGCttcaaaaagatttgcaaatgcCTCTTCTTTGTACTTAGGGCGTCTTTGATAGTTCGAATGTCTTTCGAAGCAGAAATCACGCACGCTACTAGTAAGTGGTGCTACTAGCGCGTCCACCTACATGCTGTCATTATGTTATAGGGGTATAATCGTTATTCGCATGTTGTCATTATTGTTGTctgtttttcaaaaaaaaaaagtgcacGCTAGCTTATTCCAAATGACGTGGCAGTGTATGAGTATAATACTAACATATATAACTCTACAAAGTATTGCATATAGGATCATTCATCACTCTTTACTAGATCTGAAGGGTAGCCACATAAGACATTCATATATACACACGATATGCATGACAATATACAATTTTGGAAACCACGATCAAAGTTTTGAAAGAACAAAGATAAAGTTTCTAACTATATAGCATAGAATATTTCATATATACTTGCAACATCTCAAGCAGGAGTGTGGAACTCTCCGTTGGCATTAATCACTTGGTGTATCAAAAGGAGAACATCTGGTCATGGAGTTTTGCTACTGTCAGATCTATCACGTTGTCGCCGGTCCTCGAATTTTTCCCAGGGCTTGATTTCACCACCCATTAAAGGATTAGCGTCCTCCTTTCCCCACCTCGGCATCTTACGATCGTAACCATGTCTTCCGAGGGTGAGGGAACCTATGTTCATGCGATGCATGTCCAAACCCCACTGTCGCAAATCCTTGTCCTCCATTCTAGCGCAATTCTTCTCGAATGATTCCCACTCCTTCTCCGATTGCGGAATATGCCTTGTGGACCTTCGAGTAATCATCACCCTTATCCATCATTTTTTGCACCCTCATTTTCCAGCTGCTTAAGTCCCTACTAAAATTGCCGAGGGCGTGGGTGTTTACCTGATTTTTGGTGAGATGTTGATTATTGTGAGGGTATGAGAATGTGTACCGTTTGTGCAACTTTGAGATGAGGATGGCACATAAGTCTGCAATCTCCCTTATCTTCTTCTCGTTGATCGAAACGGTTTCTCAAAAAATACATCCGCATTGGCCACCATAGCTCGTTGCAACTAAGGCGGTCGAATAGGCTCACAATTGTCATGGCTTACTTCCAAGACAGTATCTAGTATCTGTTGTATTGATGAGCTTGTTACTACGTCTTTCCGTGCATTTTTTATTGAGTTTTCTACCCTCGATGCCAGTAGTGGTTCCATTGCCATCAGTGGCACAAGTGGTCATGTTGCCATTAGTGCCACTAGTTTCTTGAATAAACTGCGGCCCTACTTCTTCTCGTACTGCATTTTCTTCTTCTTGCTGCGAAGAGTTAGAACACGCCACCTTGTCATTGTAGTTTCCCGGCATCTTTGAACTAAAATTAAAATTCATATAGTAGTTAGTAACAGTAAAATTAACGGAAAAAATCggtatgacctttgctaaaaaaatGGACATACGGAGTGCCAGAAATTTGTCAAAATGGAAGTTAATCAGCATTTCAGCAAAACATCAGCAATTCATATCCATACACACCAACAATCATGCATCAATCATCAAATTTTTAATAATCGTCACACACCATACACTCCAAgaaattacaatcatcatcatcatggtgGGCCATGcaacagaaaacaaaaaatttccctaCACGGTACTCCCAAGATCTAGCCGAGGAAGAAGGCCACATGGATTACCACTAGATGCGCAGGTGCGGAACTTGATGAAGCGCATCGAAGCAGTGAAGTCCTTGATCCGTTCCAAGCTGATCCCGCAGACAGCTCCCAGATCTGCGAACTCCTTCGCCTTGAAGCATCACATGTGCAATGCCTCTGCCGATATCCACACGTACGAGGAGGAGCAACGACGGTGGACTACTAGACCTAGTACGGTGGTTCTAAGTGAGGCTAGGGTTTCTAACTCATGGAATGCTCTAACCGTGCCGTTAGGGCATCACCCTCCCCACTTTATATAGGGAGGGAGTGTGGGCTTCACAACATTGCAGCCCACTCACTTGGGCCCTTTTTCGGTCACTGTGATTCCAACTCACTGAATCGGTCATGTTCCGGTTCGAGTCCAACTCGGACTGGATCCATTTCAGTCGATCACATCCAACTAGCTCCTTACTCTTAAGTGTGTGACCCTGCAGGTTCACGACCACTTAGACACGACTAGAGTTACCCTTCCAAGTATCTCATCATGGCTCTGAGTCTCACTCCTTGCTTCCATGAACACTTGGTCTCAAGTCGATAACTGGTAGCGGCTCCTAGAAGAACGTGCCAGCTCCCAAGTGATGTAAACTCATGGAGACTAACCTTTCAATGTGGCTTATGTCtaagttcttttttcctcacgatATAGCTTGTCAAGCTATAGGAGAGTTATCGCCATCCCTTTAACATCTCAACTCTCTTCTCGATCCATGATATGTGATTCACCCAGCTAACCCTTAGCCGATCGCCTCGGTTAACACTTAACCGAGTCGTGCATGACCATGCTTTCTAAATCATATCATCCGATAGGGCCCAGAGAATATCTCTCCAAGAGCAGGGGGAAATCCCGTCTTGGttatctgatgtctacgcacgcttctattcctgtagacagtgttgagcctccaagagcagaggtttgtagaacagcagcaagtttcccttaagttaatcacccaaggtttatcgaactcatggaggtagaggtcaaagatatccct
It includes:
- the LOC127348929 gene encoding sugar transporter ERD6-like 16, translated to MAASEHLLGRPTAPASLGMVMASTGVAVMGSFAFGVAIGYSAPTEAGIRQDLQLTLSQYSVFGSILTIGAMIGAVASGYIADVAGRKGAMRASALFCVVGWLAIFLAQSAASLDFGRFCTGFGVGVFSYVVPVFIAEIAPKALRGVLTALNQLLVCTGLSVTYIVGTMVSWRTLATAGLVPCIILIVGLFFIPESPRWLAKVGRQKEFEIALQRLRGKNADVFVEAEEIKEFIESIESLPKAGIQDLFSRSYIRPVIIGVGLMVFQQFVGINGILFYASETFVSAGFPSGNLGTILMGCIQAPITALGALLMDRSGRRPLLLISTSGLLVGSLMSGISFYLKIHGIFSKQVPIIALTGILVYIASFSLGMGSVPWVIMSEIFPINMKGIGGSFVTLVNWSSSLAVSFAFNFLMSWSSSGTFFFFAFVCAMAILFIVKIVPETKGKTLEEIQASINCRT